One genomic region from Anopheles bellator chromosome 2, idAnoBellAS_SP24_06.2, whole genome shotgun sequence encodes:
- the LOC131208261 gene encoding sodium-dependent phosphate transporter 2, translating into MDPFAPEILWIVILGFVIAFVLAFGIGANDVANSFGTSVGSGVLSIRQACWLATVCEVSGAVLIGYKVSDTMRKGILEVEMYKGSEVELMLGCLSALGSSALWLLVATFLKMPISGTHSIVGSTIGFSLVARGTQGLKWNTLFTIIGSWFVSPVLSGLVSVLLFWTIRKFILHAKNPLRAGLLSLPLFYGATLAVNVFSIVHDGPKLLCMDGIPVWVALTVSLTIGTVVAVLVQMFIVPWQRRKILNGGAGTQRTEFTLGDSDGDSSSNGSPRRPKRPLSLVTGDGKPLPAITETTELVSLSSQQMGGTQNGLMKKLSSDLSPTVGAGGPYSFNPDFVKKANSLLSAQDKTSLDNTDLTVTSLNFIDEYQSFNGNGRFHLGTYFDQRNSTTVSPKSPDSGQLSNGALKEQSQPAMIALQNGKTTASPKSDGALPLTDYTLVPQSMLMGGTGNDIKKDLSKIEAAAGLEHPLISATLSPNSSKVPLIGGKEGSEEDNRIRKVTEEEPEDVSALFSFLQVLTATFGSFAHGGNDVSNAIGPLIALFMIYREGSVLQKSETPLLILLYGGVGISVGLWLWGRRVIETIGNDLTKITPSTGFTIEIGAALTVLIASKIGLPISTTHCKVGSVVFVGQANARPTTKTTPHHAVTAQQKAVDWGLFRNIVYAWVVTVPVAALLSAGFMLALRAMVLP; encoded by the exons atggATCCATTTGCACCGGAAATCCTGTGGATCGTGATCCTCGGATTTGTCATCGCGTTCGTCCTCGCATTCGGCATCGGAGCGAACGATGTCGCGAACTCGTTCGGTACCAGCGTCGGGTCCGGTGTGCTCAGCATACGCCAAGCCTGCTGGCTGGCAACGGTATGCGAAGTGTCCGGCGCGGTGCTTATAG GCTACAAGGTGTCCGATACGATGCGGAAAGGTATCCTGGAAGTCGAAATGTACAAAGGCAGCGAGGTGGAGCTGATGCTCGGTTGCCTCTCGGCGCTCGGCAGCTCAGCCCtgtggctgctggtggccacatTCCTAAAGATGCCCATCTCCGGTACGCACAGCATCGTCGGCTCCACGATCGGTTTCAGCCTGGTTGCGCGCGGTACACAAGGCCTCAAATGGAACACGCTGTTCACGATCATCGGATCGTGGTTTGTTTCGCCCGTACTCAGTGGCCTGGTCAGTGTGCTGCTCTTTTGGACCATCCGCAAGTTTATCCTGCACGCGAAGAACCCGCTCCGGGCCGGTCTCCTCTCATTGCCCCTCTTCTACGGTGCGACCCTGGCTGTGAATGTTTTTAGTATCGTGCACGACGGACCGAAAC TGCTGTGTATGGATGGCATCCCGGTGTGGGTAGCGCTTACCGTCAGCCTAACGATCGGAACTGTGGTAGCAGTGCTTGTCCAGATGTTTATAGTGCCCTGGCAAAGGCGCAAGATTCTCAATGGTGGCGCCGGCACACAGAGGACAGAGTTTACCCTGGGTGACTCTGACGGCGATTCCTCATCGAACGGCAGCCCACGTCGACCGAAGCGTCCTTTGTCTCTGGTTACGGGTGACGGAAAACCGCTGCCGGCGATCACCGAAACCACGGAATTGGTTTCGCTGTCCTCCCAGCAGATGGGCGGAACCCAGAATGGGCTGATGAAGAAGCTATCCAGCGATCTGTCACCCACCGTTGGCGCTGGCGGACCGTACAGCTTCAATCCGGATTTTGTGAAGAAAGCCAACAGCCTACTCAGCGCCCAGGACAAAACTAGTCTAGACAACACGGATCTTACGGTGACGAGCTTGAACTTTATCGACGAGTATCAATCGTTCAACGGGAACGGTCGCTTCCACCTTGGCACGTACTTTGACCAGCGTAACAGCACGACCGTGTCACCGAAATCGCCAGACTCGGGCCAGCTGAGCAACGGAGCGCTAAA AGAGCAATCGCAGCCGGCCATGATTGCACTTCAGAACGGAAAAACGACGGCCAGCCCGAAGAGCGACGGCGCACTCCCGCTCACCGACTACACGCTAGTGCCCCAGAGTATGCTAATGGGCGGTACCGGGAACGACATCAAAAAGGATCTGTCCAAGATTGAAGCTGCCGCTGGTCTCGAGCACCCGCTGATCAGTGCGACGCTGTCGCCCAACTCAAGTAAAGTGCCACTGATCGGGGGGAAGGAAGGTTCGGAAGAAGACAACCGGATTCGCAAGGTGACCGAGGAAGAGCCGGAAGATGTGTCGGCACTGTTTTCTTTCCTGCAAGTGCTTACGGCAACCTTCGGTAGCTTCGCTCACGGTGGAAACGATGTGAG CAATGCCATTGGACCCCTGATTGCTCTGTTCATGATCTACCGCGAGGGTTCGGTGCTGCAGAAGTCCGAAACGCCGTTGTTGATTCTTTTGTACGGTGGGGTAGGTATTTCCGTCGGTCTTTGGCTGTGGGGCCGCCGCGTGATCGAAACGATCGGCAATGATCTCACCAAAATTACCCCCTCAAC TGGTTTTACCATAGAAATTGGTGCCGCCCTGACCGTGCTCATTGCGTCCAAGATCGGTCTGCCCATCTCGACAACCCATTGCAAGGTCGGTTCGGTCGTGTTCGTGGGCCAGGCCAACGCTCGGCCAACGACAAAAACTACACCACATCATGCAGTCACCGCACAGCAAAAGGCCGTCGACTGGGGCTTGTTCCGTAACATCGTGTACGCCTGGGTTGTTACCGTACCGGTGGCCGCGCTGCTCAGTGCTGGCTTTATGTTGGCTCTTCGAGCGATGGTATTACCGTAA